In Defluviimonas aquaemixtae, the sequence TGGTCCGTCAGATGGGCGCGGCCTATCCGGAACTCACGCGCGCGCAGGCGCTGATCGAGGAGACGCTGAAGCTCGAGGAGACGCGCTTCAAGCAGACGCTCGATCGCGGTTTGCGGCTTCTGGACGACGAACTTTCAAAGCTTGGCGAGGGACAGCCGCTTCCCGGCGCGGCGGCTTTCAAGCTCTACGACACATACGGATTCCCGCTCGACCTCACGCAGGATGCGCTGCGCGAAAAAGGGCGCGCCGTGGACGTCAAGGGCTTCGACCACGCGATGGCCGAGCAGAAGGCCAAGGCGCGCGCCGCCTGGGCCGGCTCGGGCGAGACAAAGGACGCCGCGATCTGGTTCGACCTGGCCGAGAAGCACGGGGTGACGGAGTTCCTTGGCTACGACACCGAGACGGCCGAGGGCCAGATCGTCGCACTCGTCGCCGATGGAAAGGAGACCGGCTCGGGCGCGACCGGCGCGAAGGTGCAGATCGTCGTCAACCAGACGCCGTTCTACGCCGAAGCGGGCGGCCAGGTCGGTGATACCGGCCTTATCCGCACGGATACCGGGATGGCGCGGGTGACCGATACGAAGAAATCCGCCGGCGTCTTCATCCACATCGCCGAAGTCACGGAAGGCGAGATCGCGCGCGGCCAGCCGGCCAAGCTTGAGGTCGATCACAGCCGCCGTACGAAAATTCGCGCGAACCATTCGGCCACGCATCTTATGCACGAAGCGCTGAGGCGCGCGCTCGGCGAGCATGTCGCTCAGCGCGGATCGCTGAACGCCGAGGACCGACTGCGCTTCGACTTCAGCCATTCCAAGGCGCTCACGCCAAGGGAACTCGCGGGCGTGGAGGCTGAGGTCAACGACTTCGTTCGGCAGAACAACCCCGTCGAGACGCGCATCATGACGCCCGATGACGCCCGCGCGCTTGGGGCGCAGGCGCTCTTCGGCGAGAAATACGGAGACGAGGTGCGCGTCGTGTCCATGGGGACCTTCGCGGGTTCGGGCAAGGGCACCGACGGGAAGACCTATTCTATCGAGCTTTGCGGCGGCACTCATGTGAAGCGCACGGGAGATATCGGCGCCTTCGTCATGCTCGGCGACAGCGCCTCGTCGGCCGGCGTCCGCAGGATCGAGGCGCTGACGGGGCAGGCGGCGATCGAGCATCTCCGCGCGCAGGACCAAAGGCTCGCCGAGGTCGCGCTGACTCTCAAGGCGCAGCCCGCTGACGTGCCCGGCCGCGTCAAGGCGCTGATGGAGGAGCGCAAGGCGCTCGCGAACGAGGTCGCGCAGCTCCGCCGCGAGCTTGCGATGGGCGGCGGCGCGGGGCAGGGCGCGGGCGACCGCGACGTGAATGGCATCAAGTTCCTTCCGCAGATCGTCTCGGGCGTCTCGGGCAAGGACCTGCCGGCGCTGGTGGACGAGTTGAAGGCCCGCGTCGGCTCGGGTGCGGTTCTCGTGGTCGCCGACACCGGCGGCAAGGCGGCGGTTGCGGCGGGCGTCACCAGCGACCTCGTGGAGCGCC encodes:
- the alaS gene encoding alanine--tRNA ligase, which gives rise to MPSLNDIRSTFLDYFKRNDHRIVDSSPLVPRNDPTLMFTNSGMVQFKNLFTGVETRDYTRASTSQKCVRAGGKHNDLDNVGYTARHHTFFEMLGNFSFGDYFKDQAIPYAWELLTKDFGLNKERLLVTIYHTDDEAAAIWKKVAGLPDERIIRIPTDDNFWRMGPTGPCGPCTEIFYDHGPSIWGGPPGSAEEDGDRFIEIWNLVFMQNEQFEDGSMRALDMQSIDTGMGLERIGALLQGKHDNYDTDLMRSLIEASAHGTSTDPDGSGKIHHRVIADHLRSISFLIADGVMPSNEGRGYVLRRIMRRAMRHAHLLGANDPLMHRIVPALVRQMGAAYPELTRAQALIEETLKLEETRFKQTLDRGLRLLDDELSKLGEGQPLPGAAAFKLYDTYGFPLDLTQDALREKGRAVDVKGFDHAMAEQKAKARAAWAGSGETKDAAIWFDLAEKHGVTEFLGYDTETAEGQIVALVADGKETGSGATGAKVQIVVNQTPFYAEAGGQVGDTGLIRTDTGMARVTDTKKSAGVFIHIAEVTEGEIARGQPAKLEVDHSRRTKIRANHSATHLMHEALRRALGEHVAQRGSLNAEDRLRFDFSHSKALTPRELAGVEAEVNDFVRQNNPVETRIMTPDDARALGAQALFGEKYGDEVRVVSMGTFAGSGKGTDGKTYSIELCGGTHVKRTGDIGAFVMLGDSASSAGVRRIEALTGQAAIEHLRAQDQRLAEVALTLKAQPADVPGRVKALMEERKALANEVAQLRRELAMGGGAGQGAGDRDVNGIKFLPQIVSGVSGKDLPALVDELKARVGSGAVLVVADTGGKAAVAAGVTSDLVERLSAVDIVKAAAEALGGRGGGGRPDLAQAGGADVSKADDAVKAAEAVIGGKR